A stretch of the Serratia marcescens genome encodes the following:
- a CDS encoding S9 family peptidase produces MNPLLFTPRRRIAAALWLSLGIAGAALAQPQPPLAERAPKALTAHGETRTDDYYWLRDDSRKEPKVLDYLKAENRYTEQMMAPYQKLRATLYQEMLGRMNPDDRSVPYQLNGYRYQESYAAGKDFALYQRQALTADAPWQTLLDANRRAAGHAYYRLGAMDVSQDNRRLAVAEDLQGRRQYRISLREIGSERWSPETLENTSGNMVWANDNQTLFYVRNHPQTLLPYQVYRHQYGTPTAEDKLVYQENDPAFYLSLGRSSSRDYLILTISGNTTSEVHLIDANQPQREPQLFAARQNGREYYLDHYRGEFYLRSNHQDPNFGLYRTAAVGKPWQTLIAPQAQHEVENFSLFRDWLVVQERANGLVQLRQISWDGKTERAIPFDDASYMAWLGYNPEPDSDRLRYGYSAMTTPTRTYEWDLNKGERTLLKQQEVKGVDPSLYHSERIWVTARDGVKVPVSLVYRTSLFKNGHNPLLVYGYGAYGMSMDPAFSANRISLLDRGFVYALIHVRGGGELGQSWYKQGKLTHKPNSFNDFIDATQALIKDGYGQPGRIYAMGGSAGGLLMGAVINQAPQLYNAVVAQVPFVDVVTTMLDDSIPLTTGEYEEWGNPHQPAAYALMKSYSPYDNVRKQRYPNLLVTSGLYDSQVQYWEPAKWVAKLRRFKQGDSLLLLSTDMTAGHGGKSGRLARLENGALEYAFILAADRQAQK; encoded by the coding sequence TCCGCTGTTATTCACCCCGCGCCGTCGCATCGCGGCCGCGCTCTGGCTTTCTTTAGGCATCGCTGGCGCCGCGCTGGCGCAACCGCAGCCGCCGTTGGCGGAACGCGCGCCGAAAGCGCTGACGGCGCACGGCGAGACGCGCACCGACGATTACTACTGGCTGCGCGACGACAGCCGAAAAGAGCCGAAGGTGCTGGACTACCTGAAGGCGGAGAACCGCTATACCGAGCAGATGATGGCGCCGTACCAGAAGCTGCGCGCCACGCTGTATCAGGAGATGTTGGGCCGCATGAACCCTGACGATCGTTCGGTGCCGTATCAGCTCAACGGCTATCGCTATCAGGAAAGCTACGCCGCCGGTAAAGATTTCGCGCTGTATCAGCGCCAGGCGCTCACCGCCGACGCGCCGTGGCAAACCTTGCTGGACGCCAATCGGCGCGCGGCCGGCCACGCCTACTATCGCCTGGGGGCGATGGACGTCAGCCAGGACAACCGCCGCCTGGCGGTGGCCGAAGATCTGCAGGGCCGCCGCCAATACCGCATCTCCCTGCGCGAGATAGGCAGCGAACGCTGGTCGCCGGAAACGCTGGAAAACACCTCCGGCAACATGGTGTGGGCCAACGACAACCAAACCCTGTTCTACGTGCGCAACCACCCGCAAACGCTGTTGCCGTACCAGGTCTATCGCCATCAGTACGGGACACCGACGGCGGAAGATAAGCTGGTGTACCAGGAAAACGACCCGGCGTTCTACCTCAGCCTTGGCCGCTCGTCCTCGCGTGATTATCTGATTCTGACCATCAGCGGTAACACCACCTCCGAGGTGCACCTGATCGACGCCAACCAGCCGCAGCGCGAGCCGCAGCTGTTTGCCGCCCGACAGAACGGCCGCGAGTACTATCTCGATCACTACCGCGGCGAGTTCTATCTGCGTTCCAACCATCAGGATCCGAACTTTGGCCTGTACCGCACCGCGGCGGTGGGCAAACCCTGGCAGACGCTGATCGCACCGCAGGCGCAGCACGAGGTGGAGAACTTCAGCCTGTTCCGCGACTGGCTGGTGGTGCAGGAGCGCGCCAACGGGCTGGTGCAGCTGCGGCAAATCAGCTGGGACGGCAAAACCGAGCGCGCCATCCCGTTCGACGACGCCAGCTACATGGCCTGGCTGGGTTATAACCCGGAGCCGGACAGCGATCGGTTGCGCTACGGCTATTCGGCGATGACCACGCCGACCCGCACCTATGAGTGGGATCTGAACAAGGGCGAGCGCACCTTGCTGAAGCAGCAGGAAGTGAAAGGCGTCGATCCCAGCTTGTATCACAGCGAGCGCATCTGGGTCACGGCGCGCGACGGCGTGAAGGTGCCGGTCTCGCTGGTGTACCGCACATCGCTGTTCAAAAACGGGCATAACCCGCTGCTGGTGTACGGCTACGGCGCTTACGGCATGAGCATGGATCCGGCGTTCAGCGCCAACCGCATCAGCCTGCTGGATCGCGGCTTCGTCTATGCGCTGATCCACGTGCGCGGCGGCGGCGAGCTGGGGCAGAGCTGGTACAAACAGGGCAAGCTGACGCACAAACCGAACAGCTTCAACGACTTCATCGACGCCACCCAGGCGCTGATCAAAGACGGCTACGGCCAACCGGGGCGCATCTACGCCATGGGCGGCAGCGCCGGCGGCTTGCTGATGGGAGCGGTGATCAATCAGGCGCCGCAGCTGTACAACGCGGTAGTGGCGCAGGTGCCGTTCGTCGACGTGGTGACCACCATGCTGGACGACAGCATTCCACTCACCACCGGCGAATACGAGGAGTGGGGCAACCCGCACCAGCCGGCCGCCTATGCGCTGATGAAGTCCTACAGCCCGTACGACAACGTGCGCAAGCAGCGTTATCCGAACCTGCTGGTTACCAGCGGCTTGTACGACTCGCAGGTGCAGTATTGGGAACCGGCCAAATGGGTGGCGAAGCTGCGGCGCTTCAAGCAGGGTGATTCGCTGCTGCTGCTCTCCACCGACATGACCGCCGGCCACGGCGGCAAGTCGGGCCGCCTGGCGCGGCTGGAAAACGGCGCGCTGGAGTACGCCTTTATTCTGGCGGCGGATCGGCAGGCGCAGAAATAA
- a CDS encoding YaiI/YqxD family protein, translated as MQIWVDADACPNVIKEVLFRAADRTAITVTLVANQPLRTPPSKYIRSLQVAAGFDVADNEIVRRCEAGDLVITADIPLAAEVIEKGAVALNPRGERYTPDTIRERLNMRDFMDTLRASGIQTGGPNALNQRDRQQFANELDKWLLQAKRAQ; from the coding sequence ATGCAGATTTGGGTCGATGCGGACGCCTGTCCGAACGTGATCAAAGAGGTGTTGTTCCGCGCCGCCGATCGTACCGCCATCACCGTGACGCTGGTGGCGAATCAGCCATTGCGCACGCCGCCCTCGAAGTACATTCGTTCGCTGCAGGTGGCGGCCGGCTTCGACGTGGCCGACAACGAGATCGTGCGCCGCTGCGAAGCGGGCGATCTGGTGATCACCGCCGATATCCCGCTGGCGGCGGAGGTTATAGAGAAAGGTGCGGTAGCGCTGAACCCGCGCGGCGAACGCTATACGCCGGACACCATCCGCGAGCGCCTCAACATGCGCGATTTTATGGATACCCTGCGCGCCAGCGGCATTCAGACCGGCGGCCCGAACGCCCTGAACCAGCGCGACCGCCAGCAGTTCGCCAACGAGCTGGATAAATGGCTGCTGCAGGCGAAACGGGCGCAGTGA
- a CDS encoding GNAT family acetyltransferase, protein MEIRVFRQDDFEEVITLWERCDLLRPWNDPEMDIERKLNHDPELFLVAEVGGEVVGSVMGGYDGHRGSAYYLGVHPDYRGRGIANALINRLEKKLIARGCPKIQIMVREDNDTVVEMYEKLGYEIQGITSLGKRLIEDQEY, encoded by the coding sequence ATGGAAATTCGCGTATTTCGACAAGACGACTTTGAAGAGGTCATTACCCTGTGGGAGCGCTGCGATCTGCTGCGGCCCTGGAACGATCCGGAAATGGACATCGAGCGCAAGCTGAACCACGATCCGGAGCTGTTCCTGGTGGCGGAAGTCGGCGGCGAAGTGGTCGGTTCGGTGATGGGCGGCTATGACGGCCACCGCGGCTCGGCGTATTACCTCGGGGTGCATCCCGACTATCGCGGGCGCGGCATCGCCAATGCGTTGATCAACCGTCTGGAGAAGAAGTTGATCGCCCGCGGCTGCCCGAAAATCCAGATTATGGTGCGCGAAGACAACGACACGGTGGTCGAGATGTACGAGAAGCTCGGCTATGAGATCCAGGGCATCACCAGCCTGGGCAAGCGGCTGATCGAAGATCAGGAATATTGA
- a CDS encoding sulfate ABC transporter substrate-binding protein, with product MKQNRVKNLVLKGWLAAALLASGAASATELLNSSYDVSRELFVALNPGFEQQWNQQHPNDKLTIKQSHAGSSKQALAILQGLRADVVTYNQVTDVQILHDRGQLIPADWQARLPNNSSPFYSTMAFLVRKDNPKGIHTWNDLVRDDVKLVFPNPKTSGNGRYTYLAAWGAASQADGNDAAKTRAFMTRFLKNVLVFDTGGRGATTTFVERGLGDVLISFESEVNNIRKQYGEDKYEVIVPPVDILAEFPVAWVDKNVERNGTEQAAKAYLNYLYSPAAQQVITSFYYRVYDQKAMTAAKGQFPDTQLFRVEDQFGGWPQVMKTHFATGGELDQLLAAGRK from the coding sequence ATGAAACAAAACCGGGTTAAAAATCTCGTGCTGAAAGGTTGGCTGGCGGCTGCGCTGTTGGCGAGCGGCGCCGCGTCGGCGACGGAATTGCTGAACAGCTCTTATGACGTTTCCCGTGAATTGTTCGTCGCGCTGAATCCCGGCTTTGAACAGCAGTGGAATCAACAGCATCCGAACGACAAGCTGACCATCAAACAATCGCATGCCGGCTCGTCGAAGCAGGCGCTGGCGATCCTGCAGGGTTTGCGCGCCGACGTGGTGACGTACAACCAGGTCACCGACGTGCAGATCCTGCACGATCGCGGGCAGCTGATCCCAGCGGACTGGCAGGCGCGCCTGCCAAACAACAGCTCGCCGTTCTATTCCACCATGGCGTTTCTGGTGCGCAAGGACAACCCGAAGGGCATCCACACCTGGAACGATCTGGTGCGCGACGACGTGAAGCTGGTGTTCCCGAACCCGAAAACCTCCGGCAACGGCCGTTACACCTATCTGGCCGCCTGGGGCGCCGCCAGCCAGGCCGACGGCAACGACGCGGCCAAGACCCGCGCCTTCATGACCCGCTTCCTGAAAAACGTGCTGGTGTTCGATACCGGCGGCCGCGGCGCGACCACCACCTTCGTCGAACGCGGCTTGGGCGACGTGCTGATCAGCTTCGAGTCCGAAGTGAACAACATCCGTAAGCAATACGGTGAAGACAAGTACGAAGTGATCGTGCCGCCGGTCGATATTCTGGCGGAATTCCCGGTGGCCTGGGTCGACAAAAACGTCGAGCGTAACGGCACCGAACAGGCGGCCAAAGCTTATCTGAACTATCTCTACAGCCCGGCGGCGCAGCAGGTGATCACCAGCTTCTACTACCGCGTGTATGACCAGAAAGCGATGACTGCCGCGAAGGGGCAATTTCCGGACACCCAACTGTTCCGCGTGGAAGATCAATTCGGCGGCTGGCCGCAGGTGATGAAAACCCACTTCGCCACCGGCGGCGAGCTGGATCAGCTGTTAGCGGCAGGGCGCAAGTAA
- the amiA gene encoding N-acetylmuramoyl-L-alanine amidase AmiA: MKKQGKQFLNFKPLAVSPTRRQLLLSGLAVALFGVKNHSARAEGLLRNQHSKPAAKPAGGKKRVMIDPGHGGIDSGAVGHEGSQEKHIVLEIANHVRRFLHEHDHVEARLTREEDEFIPLFQRVEIAHQHQADLFISIHADGFTSPSASGASVFALSNRGASSAMARYLSNRENAADDVAGGKYKDQDNYLQQVLFDLVQTDTINNSLTLGRHVLGQIRPVHHLHSDSTEQAAFAVLKSPSIPSVLVETSFITNPNEERLLGTTAFREKIARAIADGIVNFFDYFDAHQRKPR, from the coding sequence ATGAAAAAGCAGGGTAAACAATTCCTCAATTTTAAGCCGCTTGCCGTTTCCCCGACGCGACGCCAACTTTTGCTTTCCGGCCTGGCGGTGGCGCTGTTCGGCGTGAAAAACCACAGCGCCAGGGCGGAAGGCCTGCTGCGCAATCAGCACAGCAAGCCGGCGGCGAAACCGGCCGGCGGCAAAAAACGGGTGATGATCGATCCCGGCCACGGCGGCATCGACTCCGGCGCGGTCGGCCACGAAGGCTCGCAGGAAAAACACATCGTGCTGGAAATCGCCAACCACGTACGCCGTTTTCTGCATGAGCACGACCACGTCGAGGCGCGCCTGACGCGCGAAGAAGACGAGTTCATTCCGCTGTTCCAGCGGGTGGAGATCGCCCACCAGCACCAGGCCGACCTGTTCATTTCGATCCACGCCGACGGCTTTACCAGCCCATCGGCCTCCGGCGCTTCGGTGTTCGCCCTGTCCAACCGCGGCGCCAGCAGCGCCATGGCGCGCTACCTGTCCAACCGTGAAAACGCCGCCGACGACGTGGCAGGCGGCAAGTACAAGGATCAGGACAACTACCTGCAACAGGTGCTGTTCGATCTGGTGCAAACCGACACCATCAACAACAGCCTGACGCTCGGCCGCCACGTGCTCGGCCAAATTCGCCCGGTACACCACCTGCACAGCGACAGCACCGAACAGGCGGCGTTCGCGGTGTTGAAATCCCCGTCCATTCCCTCGGTGCTGGTGGAAACCTCGTTCATCACCAACCCGAACGAAGAGCGGCTGCTGGGCACCACCGCGTTTCGCGAGAAAATAGCCCGCGCCATCGCGGACGGCATCGTTAATTTCTTCGACTACTTCGACGCCCACCAGCGCAAACCCCGCTGA
- a CDS encoding Dyp-type peroxidase, translated as MTQVQSGILLEHCRFAIFMEASVQGEFADLRQGCKQFCQTLSELQQQFPDARLGAVIAFGYDVWHDLSSGQGAQELKPFTPLGKGLAPATQRDMLIHIQSLRHDVNFTLAQAALAAFGNVIKIEEETHGFRWVEERDLSGFIDGTENPQGEQRAAVATIAEGEEDAGGSYVLVQRYEHNLRQWQRFTTEQQEQIIGRTKHDSEELPADQRPDTSHVSRVDLKEDGKGLKILRQSLPYGTASGKHGLFFIAYCARLHNIEQQLLSMFGDLDGKRDAMLRFSRAVTGSYYFAPSLTRLLSL; from the coding sequence ATGACACAGGTTCAGAGCGGCATTCTGCTGGAGCACTGCCGTTTCGCCATTTTTATGGAAGCCAGCGTACAGGGCGAATTCGCCGACTTGCGCCAGGGCTGCAAGCAGTTTTGTCAGACGCTGAGCGAGCTGCAGCAGCAGTTTCCCGATGCGCGCCTCGGCGCGGTGATCGCTTTCGGCTACGACGTCTGGCACGATCTCTCCAGCGGCCAGGGCGCGCAAGAGCTGAAGCCGTTCACGCCGCTCGGCAAAGGGCTGGCGCCGGCCACCCAGCGCGACATGCTGATCCACATCCAGTCGCTGCGCCACGACGTCAATTTCACGCTGGCGCAGGCCGCGCTGGCGGCGTTCGGCAACGTCATCAAGATTGAAGAAGAAACCCACGGTTTCCGCTGGGTGGAAGAGCGCGATCTGAGCGGCTTCATCGACGGCACCGAAAACCCGCAGGGCGAGCAGCGCGCGGCAGTGGCGACGATCGCCGAAGGCGAAGAGGACGCAGGCGGCAGCTACGTGCTGGTGCAACGTTACGAGCACAACCTGCGACAGTGGCAGCGCTTTACCACCGAACAGCAGGAGCAGATCATTGGCCGCACCAAGCACGACAGCGAAGAGCTGCCGGCCGATCAGCGCCCGGATACCTCGCACGTCAGCCGCGTCGATCTGAAAGAGGATGGCAAAGGCCTGAAAATTCTGCGCCAGAGCCTGCCTTACGGCACCGCCAGCGGCAAACACGGCCTGTTCTTCATCGCGTATTGCGCGCGCCTGCACAATATCGAGCAGCAGCTGCTGAGCATGTTCGGCGATCTGGACGGCAAACGCGACGCGATGCTGCGTTTCAGCCGCGCGGTCACCGGCAGCTACTACTTTGCGCCATCGCTGACGCGCCTGCTGTCACTTTGA
- a CDS encoding RpoE-regulated lipoprotein has product MNIRPLLLGLPLLLTGCSSMSNFSWSSLSPFNWFGSSLEVGAKGVGKLNAGTPMSESAINDGLDGNYRLRGGMATSNGQIVSYYQALSGDEVKLVITGEPKGRLQRVDVLDPKVATEWGNKLGTPFGDMYSKAFGSCKPGSGEDAGKVECVAEQSKYVTYIFSGKWAGAQDIIPPDDTLKSWTVSKIIWHAKPQQ; this is encoded by the coding sequence ATGAATATTCGCCCCCTGTTGTTAGGGCTTCCGCTGTTACTGACCGGCTGTTCGAGCATGTCCAATTTCTCCTGGTCCAGCCTGTCGCCGTTCAACTGGTTCGGCAGCAGCCTGGAGGTCGGCGCCAAGGGCGTCGGCAAGCTCAACGCCGGCACGCCGATGTCGGAAAGCGCCATCAACGACGGGCTGGACGGCAACTACCGCCTGCGCGGCGGCATGGCGACCAGCAACGGTCAGATCGTCTCTTATTATCAGGCGCTGTCCGGCGACGAGGTGAAGCTGGTGATTACCGGTGAACCGAAAGGGCGCCTACAGCGGGTGGACGTGCTGGATCCGAAAGTGGCGACGGAGTGGGGCAACAAGCTCGGCACGCCGTTCGGCGATATGTACAGCAAGGCGTTCGGCTCCTGTAAACCGGGCAGCGGCGAAGACGCCGGCAAAGTGGAGTGCGTGGCGGAGCAGAGCAAGTACGTTACCTACATCTTCAGCGGCAAGTGGGCCGGGGCGCAGGACATCATCCCGCCGGACGACACCCTGAAAAGCTGGACGGTCAGCAAAATCATCTGGCACGCCAAGCCGCAGCAGTAA
- a CDS encoding DUF2919 domain-containing protein translates to MKPFSPQFSPDDYDQHGALRLPLGFWAVLILQARTWLLFVMAGASREQGESLLALFYPDTQRFWYGMLLGLPAALAFLLSGRRHQWPRLWRGWRWGLVVSVLASLGGSLFSLWRQDGDAPGLELALALLDALALSYLLLNARLKACFTPAEHAD, encoded by the coding sequence TTGAAGCCATTCTCACCCCAGTTTTCCCCGGATGATTACGACCAGCACGGCGCGCTGCGGCTGCCGCTGGGATTTTGGGCCGTGCTGATTCTGCAGGCGCGCACCTGGCTGCTGTTCGTGATGGCCGGCGCTTCGCGTGAGCAGGGCGAAAGCTTGCTGGCGCTGTTTTATCCGGATACCCAACGCTTTTGGTACGGCATGCTGCTCGGTCTGCCGGCGGCGCTGGCGTTTTTGCTGAGCGGCCGCCGCCACCAATGGCCGCGGCTGTGGCGCGGCTGGCGCTGGGGGCTGGTTGTCTCCGTGCTGGCGTCGCTCGGCGGCTCGCTGTTCAGCCTGTGGCGCCAGGACGGCGATGCGCCGGGGCTGGAGCTGGCGTTGGCGCTGCTCGATGCGCTGGCGCTGAGCTATCTGCTGTTGAATGCGCGCCTGAAAGCCTGCTTTACGCCGGCGGAGCACGCCGACTAA
- the hemF gene encoding oxygen-dependent coproporphyrinogen oxidase produces the protein MSLPNIAEVKSFLLALQDHICAQLAQADGGAVFTEDQWTREEGGGGRSRVLTNGAVFEQAGVNFSHVSGATLPASATAHRPELAGRSFQAMGVSLVIHPLSPYVPTSHANVRFFIAEKPGEAPVWWFGGGFDLTPFYGFEEDAVHWHRTAADLCAPFGDEVYPKYKQWCDDYFFIKHRNEARGIGGLFYDDLNTPDFDHCFAFTRAVGQGFLDAYLPIVEKRKALTWGERERQFQLYRRGRYVEFNLVWDRGTLFGLQTGGRTESILMSMPPLVRWEYNYQPEGDSPEAALARDFLPVRDWLQEAK, from the coding sequence ATGAGTTTACCTAACATCGCTGAAGTAAAATCCTTCCTGCTGGCGCTGCAGGATCACATCTGCGCGCAGCTCGCCCAGGCCGACGGCGGCGCCGTGTTCACCGAAGACCAATGGACGCGTGAAGAAGGCGGCGGTGGCCGCAGCCGCGTGCTGACCAACGGCGCGGTGTTCGAACAGGCGGGGGTCAACTTCTCGCACGTCTCCGGCGCCACCTTGCCGGCCTCGGCGACCGCGCACCGTCCGGAACTGGCTGGGCGCAGCTTCCAGGCGATGGGCGTTTCATTGGTTATCCACCCGCTCAGCCCCTACGTGCCCACCAGCCACGCTAACGTGCGTTTCTTCATCGCCGAAAAACCGGGCGAAGCGCCGGTGTGGTGGTTCGGCGGCGGCTTTGATCTGACGCCGTTCTACGGCTTCGAAGAGGACGCCGTGCACTGGCACCGCACCGCGGCCGATCTGTGTGCGCCGTTCGGCGACGAGGTCTACCCGAAATACAAACAGTGGTGCGACGATTACTTCTTCATCAAGCATCGTAACGAAGCACGCGGCATCGGCGGCCTGTTCTACGACGATCTGAACACCCCGGACTTCGACCACTGCTTCGCCTTCACCCGCGCGGTGGGCCAGGGCTTCCTCGATGCCTATCTGCCGATCGTCGAAAAACGCAAGGCCTTGACCTGGGGCGAGCGCGAGCGCCAGTTCCAGCTGTACCGCCGCGGCCGCTATGTGGAGTTCAACCTGGTGTGGGATCGCGGCACGCTGTTCGGGCTGCAAACCGGCGGGCGCACCGAGTCCATTCTGATGTCGATGCCGCCGCTGGTGCGTTGGGAATATAACTACCAGCCGGAAGGCGACAGCCCGGAAGCGGCGCTGGCGCGCGATTTCCTGCCGGTGCGCGACTGGCTGCAGGAGGCGAAATGA
- a CDS encoding TonB-dependent receptor domain-containing protein yields the protein MKIKMIASLIGAGLALYGQAAAAQEQAENNKGSVAFSPLNVSAADSGKSSEKDALARPGAFSSRDENKNLESVDSILRSMPGTYTQIDPGQGSVSVNIRGLSGFGRVNTMVDGITQNYYGNSPSDAAHGGLPTSQFGALIDPNFIVGVDVARGNATGSAGVNALAGSANFRTIGVDDVVFSDNPFGVRTKFSVGNNGIGRSGMIAVGAKTAAFADGGSLGAMAAISGSSITSNYKNGAGFDSEMFNVDKTYRQNPKSQLFKVDIKPDAFNSIELSARSYQNKITRRHIDSDDFYLKYHYAPFSELIDFNLTASTSRGKQQFMSNNMAGFSDSTAKNISDALDINNTSRFSLQDVDFAFSYGGKLVRNEYKKKASGLVTDDNQAESSPVGMSGKQDISSLYSGLQANYGIWQGNFDLNYTAYRLSGYKPACDERVECFPQGAGNINRNEHGFNPSVMLSAQVTPWLQPFVSYSKSMRGPNIQEVFFANSGGQSMNPFLKGEKAETWQGGFNANAHDLLFKQDSFQLKAVYFETRIKNYISSQTYLVCKNRQKCNRSQATQEEWDNADANVSMTMYSNAPEPVKMRGVELEALYDAGFAFTKLSLSKEHTSQPTNQASNVFGAGDVSELPEFYFTLDSGVRLLDEKLTLGGVVKYTGKSVRLSPDSDYDENEQLLKEPAPHIPTIIDLYGTYQVNRNLLLKLSVQNLMDRDYSDALNKMNSLPSQSQYETPTNTARGRTYIFGGEVRF from the coding sequence ATGAAAATCAAAATGATAGCGAGCCTGATCGGCGCGGGACTGGCGCTGTACGGGCAGGCTGCGGCCGCGCAGGAACAGGCGGAAAATAATAAAGGCAGCGTGGCGTTCAGCCCGCTCAACGTCTCGGCCGCCGACAGCGGCAAAAGCAGCGAAAAAGACGCGTTGGCGAGGCCGGGCGCGTTCAGCTCGCGCGATGAAAACAAGAATCTGGAGTCAGTGGACAGCATTCTGCGCAGCATGCCGGGCACCTATACCCAGATCGATCCCGGCCAGGGTTCGGTCAGCGTCAATATCCGCGGCCTGAGCGGCTTTGGCCGGGTCAACACCATGGTCGACGGCATCACCCAAAACTACTACGGCAACTCGCCGAGCGACGCAGCGCACGGGGGATTGCCCACCAGCCAGTTCGGGGCGCTGATCGATCCTAACTTTATCGTCGGCGTTGACGTGGCGCGCGGCAATGCCACCGGCTCCGCTGGAGTGAACGCCCTGGCGGGCAGCGCCAACTTCCGCACTATCGGCGTGGACGACGTGGTGTTTTCCGATAACCCGTTCGGCGTGCGCACCAAATTCTCGGTGGGCAATAACGGCATCGGCCGCAGCGGCATGATCGCCGTGGGCGCCAAAACCGCCGCCTTTGCCGACGGCGGCAGCCTGGGGGCGATGGCGGCGATCAGCGGCAGTTCCATCACCTCCAACTACAAAAACGGCGCCGGTTTCGACAGCGAGATGTTCAACGTCGATAAAACCTACCGCCAGAACCCGAAATCCCAGCTGTTTAAGGTGGACATCAAGCCGGATGCCTTCAACAGCATCGAACTGTCGGCGCGCAGCTACCAGAATAAAATCACCCGCCGCCACATCGACAGCGACGATTTCTACCTTAAATATCACTACGCGCCGTTCTCGGAACTGATCGATTTCAACCTGACCGCCAGCACCAGCCGCGGCAAGCAGCAATTTATGTCCAACAACATGGCGGGCTTCAGCGACAGCACGGCGAAAAACATCTCCGATGCGCTGGATATCAACAACACCAGCCGTTTCAGCCTGCAGGACGTCGATTTCGCCTTCAGCTACGGCGGCAAGCTGGTGCGCAACGAGTATAAGAAAAAGGCCTCCGGTTTGGTGACGGATGACAATCAGGCGGAAAGTTCGCCGGTGGGAATGTCGGGCAAGCAAGATATTTCCAGCCTGTACAGCGGGTTGCAGGCCAACTACGGCATCTGGCAGGGGAATTTCGATCTGAACTACACCGCCTATCGCCTCTCCGGCTATAAGCCGGCCTGTGACGAGCGCGTAGAGTGCTTCCCGCAGGGCGCCGGCAATATCAACCGCAATGAACACGGCTTCAACCCGTCGGTCATGCTGTCGGCGCAGGTGACGCCGTGGCTGCAGCCGTTCGTCAGCTACAGCAAGTCGATGCGCGGGCCGAATATCCAGGAGGTGTTCTTCGCCAACAGCGGCGGCCAGTCGATGAACCCGTTCCTGAAGGGCGAAAAAGCGGAGACCTGGCAGGGCGGTTTCAATGCCAATGCCCACGATCTGTTGTTCAAGCAGGACAGTTTCCAGCTGAAAGCGGTCTATTTCGAAACCAGAATCAAAAACTACATATCCAGCCAAACCTACCTGGTGTGTAAAAACCGCCAGAAGTGCAACCGTTCGCAGGCGACGCAGGAAGAGTGGGATAACGCGGACGCCAACGTCAGCATGACCATGTACAGCAACGCCCCCGAACCGGTCAAAATGCGCGGGGTGGAGCTCGAAGCGCTGTACGACGCCGGTTTCGCCTTCACCAAGCTGTCGTTAAGCAAGGAGCATACCTCCCAGCCGACCAACCAGGCCAGCAACGTGTTCGGCGCGGGCGATGTCAGCGAACTGCCGGAATTCTACTTCACGCTGGACAGCGGGGTACGCTTGCTGGACGAGAAACTGACGCTGGGCGGGGTGGTGAAATACACCGGCAAATCGGTGCGCCTGTCGCCGGACTCTGATTACGATGAGAATGAGCAGTTGCTGAAAGAGCCGGCGCCGCATATTCCGACCATTATCGATCTATACGGCACCTATCAGGTGAATCGCAATCTGTTGCTGAAGCTCAGCGTGCAAAACCTGATGGACAGAGACTATTCGGACGCGCTGAACAAGATGAACTCGCTGCCGTCGCAGTCGCAGTATGAGACGCCGACCAACACCGCCCGTGGGCGGACTTATATCTTCGGCGGGGAGGTACGCTTCTAA
- a CDS encoding YgiW/YdeI family stress tolerance OB fold protein, which yields MKKLTLAALIALCSAPVLAQQGGFLDPAAPQAQTQTTAQGGFSGPSAALTTVDKVKSLSDDTWVMLQGNIEQRIGDETYTFRDATGTLTVDIDRKRWNGQTVTPKDKVQLEGKVDKDWSSVEVDVKTVKKLP from the coding sequence ATGAAAAAACTGACTCTGGCCGCTCTGATCGCGCTGTGCAGCGCACCGGTACTGGCGCAACAAGGCGGGTTCCTCGATCCGGCCGCGCCGCAGGCTCAAACGCAAACCACCGCACAAGGCGGTTTCTCCGGCCCCAGCGCGGCGCTGACCACCGTGGACAAGGTGAAATCGCTGAGCGACGACACCTGGGTGATGCTGCAGGGCAACATCGAGCAGCGCATCGGCGACGAAACCTATACCTTCCGCGACGCCACCGGCACCTTGACGGTCGATATCGACCGCAAACGCTGGAACGGCCAAACCGTGACGCCGAAAGACAAGGTACAGTTGGAAGGCAAAGTGGATAAAGACTGGAGCAGCGTCGAAGTGGACGTGAAAACCGTCAAAAAGCTGCCGTAA